A stretch of the Haloplanus aerogenes genome encodes the following:
- a CDS encoding uL15m family ribosomal protein, translating into MTNKKKRQRGSRTHGGGTHKNRRGAGHRGGRGRAGRDKHEFHNYEPLGKHGFNRPETVQDEVREVTVQELDENAALYVAEGLAEETGDGYRIDARDVADDGYDADVVKVLGDGQVRNELTVVADAFTASAVEKLESAGGSADLSERAEEAESEADESETEESAEE; encoded by the coding sequence ATGACGAACAAGAAAAAGCGACAGCGTGGCTCGCGCACGCACGGCGGCGGCACGCACAAGAACCGGCGCGGTGCCGGTCACCGTGGCGGCCGCGGCCGCGCGGGACGCGACAAACACGAGTTCCACAACTACGAACCGCTCGGCAAACACGGCTTCAACCGCCCCGAGACCGTTCAGGACGAGGTGCGCGAGGTGACGGTCCAGGAACTCGACGAGAACGCCGCCCTCTACGTGGCGGAGGGACTCGCCGAGGAGACCGGTGACGGCTACCGCATCGACGCCCGAGACGTGGCCGACGACGGCTACGACGCGGACGTGGTGAAGGTGCTCGGCGACGGGCAGGTTCGCAACGAACTGACCGTCGTCGCCGACGCGTTCACCGCGAGCGCGGTCGAAAAGCTCGAATCCGCCGGCGGCAGCGCCGACCTCTCGGAACGGGCCGAGGAGGCCGAGTCCGAGGCGGACGAATCCGAGACCGAGGAGTCGGCCGAGGAGTAA